The sequence CATTTCCTTCTACATCGTCTCCGAAGAGTGCTCGTGCCACATCTTTCCCAATAAGAGCGAGAGAATCAACTTCTGCATCACCATTTCAACGACCGCACAGCTGGGCAAGTGGTCTCCACAGGGATGGTTATTCTCAACAGTTCCAAGCATTCGGTGAATCTCCACCATTATATCGCTCCCCATATGAATATTCAACTTCTCTTACCGACATACAAAGCAATAGAACACAAACACAGAGAATCCCTACTTATCACAAATCTACATCTGATGACTTACTTTCTCCTCCTTTCTCATCATCTCCTTCCCCATCTCCCCCTGCATATTTTGCTGCGGGAATTCCCATGCATAGTCGTATGCGTTCAGAAACAGCTCCTATGAGTATTCCACATCCAATGATGGGCAGAAGTCCAAGATACCTTTCTCCAAATTTATCTGATTCAAGCAGGCATTCTCTCCCGCCTCTATCTCCTAGAAACACAAAATGTGATCCTTCACCTCATGGGTCTCCATCTGGAATTAGGTCAATAAAGAAACAAGATTCACTCAGAGCTGGAGAGTTGTGTTGCGGGCCGATAAACCTTGGTCAAAAGGTGCATCTTTCAATGAGTTTCAGCTCGTGGTTACTAGTTTTCATTGTTTTGGGTGAGTTAGTCTTACTGATTTACTTTTGCTTGTGTTCCTTAGATATCAAGAGATGCGAAAGAGGATTCTGGAAGGTTTTCAAGTTTGCAGTCCTCAAATAGTTCGCCATGCTTTGGATTCTCAAGAAGCTCCAGCAGATTATCTTTCCAGGATGACTTTGGCGATTGTGATTTTTCCTGTCCCTTTATCGTGGATGATGTGGATTCAACTGATTTCCACACTAGGTAATTTGGATTGCTATTTGTAATGCATCAAAATGCGGTTTAACTAACATTTCATGGTTAACCAGTGAACATGTTGCATCTGACAGTATGCTCATAATCGCAAGAACCTTAAGCTGAATATGGAAAGCAGAGAGAACGCATGTGCTTGTCTTTTCTTAACTTCTTCTGCCTCCACTTGCATACTTGTATAAACTAAAGGTCCACCAACTGCATTTTTGTAATCTAAGATTCTACCAAGCAACATATGATTATTTTGTTAAGTTTGATGTTAAATGCATATTTGATTTAGATGTTGAAGGCATTCATCATTTTTGGTTATTTGTaacttgaattttatatttcatttttcatttctgTTGTATGGAACCAAAATGGGTTCTAGTTCTGCATTTGTCTGTCAGTCCTCtcttttgaaattttcttgCAATGGAGTTCATCAGGATTCATTGTCATAACTCTGTTCACCAGTTACAAGAGAGCCGGTGAGTACATAAGAGAAAACTTTGATCCATAAAAAAGGGACGTTATTATCCAAACCCCTTCTAGTATGCATAATTTGAAGTGTTACTGATATAAAAGAAAATGCATCACTCTTGTCTGTTGTTTAATATTCTACAGTTCTAGTCTGTGTTCATGTATGTCGTCTCTTTAAATACTATCACCTTTATGTAACTGGGGTGCTAGTTGTGTTTATCTAAAGATCTGTGCAATTATGTTTGAAAAAGGAATTTTGTGCATTTACTTGCTTTAAGGTCGAGGTATGTGGTTTCTTGCTAACATTATGCCTTGGTTACTTGTGGAGCTGAATTCATTTCTTTATCATACAGTCAAAATCTTGATGGTGCCAATGTTTCAGAAGTTACTTCCCAGTCATCTTCAACAGTCAAGAAATCTCAGGATGCAGCTGTTGGTGCCCTTGTTCACATGCTTAAAATGGCCCCTCCCCTGCGCCAAGATTCAAGCCATTATACATCTTACGCCTCTGAAGTCGAACCAGAGAAAGAAGTTGGAActgtttctgatttttttaagCCTCGGAAGACATCTGATGCGCTCGAAGAACTTAAAGTTTACAGAGAAATGAAAGATGTACTGCTTTCCAGAAGTGCAGCTCGGATGGCTGGCGCTGAAAAAACTGGAACTTGATCGTCGGCAGGTACATTCCTTTACATGATAGTCTTAAAAGGACGGTGAACAAGGGTTGTGGCTTGTCGTTGATAGTCTTTTAGACGTAAACTATTCTTCTTTAAGCAACATTATGTCTAGAAACAGTGAACAGGTTGACTGTTGCAATCTTTTACAGAAATTTGACATGTTCCAAGTTTTAATCAATAGCCAACCGGGGCCACAAAAATGTCCTGgtaatgaaaaaatatgctCTTTCCATCGATGTGTGTTCTAATGGATGTTGAGGCACACACACAGCTATGTATATggctttaattaatattttttcttgcaTTTCCTGCTAGTGTGGTTGCACTTGGGTGGGACTCTTTCTTTCGTCCCTGCCACCATTCCCTGAATGAGTGAATGGTGAGTTCTTCAAATGCATCCTCTGCTCGAGTTGCTTCCGTATTTTTACTTTGGGGCCGTTGGGGTTGGTTGTGcgtttgtgtgtgtatatgtgaaTTAGCAAGTATTGTATTGTATGTGTATCTATATATGCTTGTGTGTATTATTTAACTTCTTTTCTCAAGTGTTGGATAAACGTTACAATTTTAGGAGATCATATGACAAAATGTCAAACAAAAGATGAGTAACTAAATTTTAATAAAGATCTTCTATCGGATCTTTTCTTCTTGTAATAATGTGATAAATGGGAAGACAAGATTAGATGTATCcgaattaattatatatatatacacactgaCGCAcgcatatataaaaaataaatcggTAGATATGTAAATTGGATTCAATGAGTAGTGCAGCTCCGAATTAATTATCTATACTAGTGGCTTATACTATTTTGCGTGTACgtaatatatgttaatttgCTTACGtttgatatatgtttatttttcgagtattattttaaatataattttttatatttaaatgatgattAAACATTTAAAGTGATTTATCATAGGTCATAATGCCAAAATAATCTCTGTAACGATCTCAAACTTTATAACGTACCAATACTTACACACACGATATGAAACCACTCAATGAATCCCattgatttatttagaaaaagaaTATGTAGGATTTAGATACTCATCGAGCAACAATTTATGCTACTTATGGGTATTTATGGGGTAGGTGGAGACCCTCATATTTACTTTTTGTCccaacaataaaattaataataaatttcgtatgagacagtctcatatatatatatatatatttatccaTGAGATGAATCAaatatgttcatatttacaataatatttacaataataagtaatatttttgacattgaaattaataatttttcatgagtgtctcaaataagatattcattTACAAAATTGATTCGAAATATcgtctaatatttttattattttttgtgtaaaaattaAATGTGCTCCGGAGTTTGTTGTGATCTAATggatattaattaaattgtacCTCAAGTAGGACATTGTACCAGTATCAACAATAATCAATCCATGAAAGTAATGGAATGGGACGCCCAGtcttttttatacaaaatataatttgaatgaacacaaaagacaaaaataaataaaataactaagattttctgaattttttttaagtcaACCATCATACTGGTGAGGCCATTGTACACGCtataaattaaaacaataaattcagtAAAATATCAACTCCTAACAACATCAATTAGCTTTCACACCACAAAATCCCCATGTTCATTTGCtatcacattattatattttcataaaaatttctatgagacggtttcatgaatcaattttatgagataaatattctatgagtaggtctcttgtgagacggtctcacgaatctttatctgtgagatgggtcaaccctaccgatattcacattactcttagtataaaaagtaatactttttcatggatgacccaaataagagatttatatcacaaaatacgatcagtGAAACCGTCTTACATAAGTTTTTGTTATCTTCTATTTCgatcactcatgaaaaaatattatattttatatcaaatatattattttttattgtaaatatatataaaattcgtttaaaaaaaaaacaacaacttTTGTATTTTTTACTTCCATTGTACGTCAGACTTGTCCCGCTGGCAGATTAGCccacaaatataataaattataataattcacATAATTGAATATTGCCCCCCATCCTTTTCACTAGGGTGGCTAATTGAATAATACTGCATGCCAATGAATGCTGGTGTAAATTGAAACCAGAAatttgaaacataaaaatttttgtgagacaatTTTACTAGgcatattttatgagacagatctcttatttaagtcatctgtgaaaaaatattattttttatgctaagagtattattttttattatgaatatcggtagggttgatcagtctcacagataaagattcgtgataccgtctcacaaaagacctactcaatttGAAAATGGACCCGTTTAAGATGAAGTGtgatattaaatatttgtttttcataGCTTGTAAGAAGGtggcaaatttttttaaaaaataaagacaatatatttattttgtaaatttaattattataaaattttaatcaacAAGAGATTATGCAAAAATATTGAATCTCAATATTGGTAGTCGCATGCATGAGCAattgattttttattcaaaaaaatgatTCAGATCCAATAATATCTTTTTCAAAACAGTATGAATGATAATAGTTGACCTGAAGTTTAATGCCATTCAGGGTAGGGATTAATCAAACTTCGTTTTACAGATAATTTGCAAGAGAGCAGGTTGACCGATCAAACAAAttattcccaaaaaaaaaatattctcgataattcataaaaaaaaaaatcccaaagtTGATTTATACTGTAActatttcaagaaaatgaagataaaGGAGCTAAATGAGACATGCAAACATGATCCAGGAGATAATctacatttataaattaatttaatattcgtACTATTTTTAAGCAAGTATTGGTTGGGAAGCTTGTTAGCTGATGCAAGGTTCGCATTTATTGCTTCCAGCAAATATATAAGAACCAGGAAGAGGCCATCTACCAGCAGATAAGCCTCCCATCCTTTTCTGTGCAGTTGtttgaatataaaaatttcatcttGGTTATTGGGCATAGCTAATCCCCATCT comes from Primulina huaijiensis isolate GDHJ02 chromosome 5, ASM1229523v2, whole genome shotgun sequence and encodes:
- the LOC140977130 gene encoding autophagy-related protein 13a; the encoded protein is MDLQSYPRGEHGRFEQILNQFLLKSLHVVLDSRVPASRPPSRSTEVRKSDRWFNLALGDRPAAMESLSFWNRSLMEPMIIDVILVTETQNSLSDHDSLTTLAPEMSMETVVERWIVQYESLRSTSPQIVDASYKKTYKKSIVLLRTVYSMLRILPAYKAFRKLCSVNRNSHFDINYKVYSFCSPFSREEEQSMKKYNFTPVDAQQGRLSVSVIYREDLSDFNLDSVISFPPEIITDYVGSPLTPPMRAFPSTSSPKSARATSFPIRARESTSASPFQRPHSWASGLHRDGYSQQFQAFGESPPLYRSPYEYSTSLTDIQSNRTQTQRIPTYHKSTSDDLLSPPFSSSPSPSPPAYFAAGIPMHSRMRSETAPMSIPHPMMGRSPRYLSPNLSDSSRHSLPPLSPRNTKCDPSPHGSPSGIRSIKKQDSLRAGELCCGPINLGQKISRDAKEDSGRFSSLQSSNSSPCFGFSRSSSRLSFQDDFGDCDFSCPFIVDDVDSTDFHTSQNLDGANVSEVTSQSSSTVKKSQDAAVGALVHMLKMAPPLRQDSSHYTSYASEVEPEKEVGTVSDFFKPRKTSDALEELKVYREMKDVLLSRSAARMAGAEKTGT